Genomic window (Arthrobacter sp. StoSoilA2):
CCATAGACTGTCCCCGTGCCCCTCAAAACCGCCTTCGTTACGCGCGCCGCGCTGTGGGCTTCAGTGTCGGTCGTGACGATCGCGCTGCTGTGGCTGATTACCGCTTTTCAGTTCTTTTACAGCCCTCCGAAAGCAGTGCCTCATCGGACCGACGCCATCGTCGTTTTGGGCGGGTTAAGTAAGGAACGACTTCCCGTGGCCCAGGAACTCCAGGAAAGCCTGGACATCCCCATTTTGGTGGTCTCCACGACCGGCCTGTCCGGCAACGTGGAGGGTGACGCTTTGTGCCATGAAGACGACGCACCTGACCTGATTTGTTTCCGGCCCTCACCGCTGAATACGCGGGGCGAAGCCAAGGGCGTTGCGGAGCTGATCGCGCAGAACGGATGGAAGTCCGTCACCGTGGTTACGTCCGGCTACCACCTCATGCGGGCAGGTACTTTAATGCGGCAATGCACGTCTGCTGAGATCCAAATGGTCGGCTCCCAACCCGACCTTTCAGCCGGCGCATGGCTGGACCGATTCGTCGTCGAAACAGGTGGGCTCATCGACGTGTGGATGCAGCCGGAGTGTTCTCCTCACTAAGGTAGAGGGAAGAACTGTCAGAAAACACGTCGCCGAGCGACCGTCCATGGAAGGTGCACAAGGTGAGTCCAACACCCGTCGGCCCGCTTCCAGCGGGCCGTCACTACAGGCGCCGCCGCTTGCGCCTGAGTCTCCCGTCAGTCCCCGCGCGGACGTCATCTGCGCCCATAACCGACCACCCGCGGCCTTCGTCCGCCCCAATCCCCATAGTCCCCACCAAGAGCTCCGAGCAGCAGCAGTTCAAGCGTCGCGTGGCGCTGGTTCTTGTCGTTCTGGTCGTTGTGGCCGTACCGGCGTTGCTGGCAGTCCTGCTGTTAGCGGGCTAGTTCATCCCGGGGCCGCATAAGCCTCGATTCTTGCTCAGCGGCGAGCTCCGATAGGATGTTGAAGTCTCTGTCTGTCGCAAGATCGCTCTCTTGGGGGAAAAACGTGCCCAGCATCATGCCCATTTTCGGTACTCGTCCGGAAGCCATAAAAATGGCGCCCATTGTTCACGCTTTGCACGAATCCGAAGAGTTCGACTGCATCGTAACCGTCACGGGTCAGCACCGGGAAATGCTCGACCAGGTCAACGACCTTTTCGGTATTACTCCTGACCACGATCTCGATATCCTCCAGCCCGGCCAGTCGCTCACCGACATCATGACGCGCACGATGACCGGGCTCGACAAGCTTTTCTCGACAAACAAGCCAGACGCCGTCATCGTTCAAGGCGACACCACCACG
Coding sequences:
- a CDS encoding YdcF family protein, with protein sequence MPLKTAFVTRAALWASVSVVTIALLWLITAFQFFYSPPKAVPHRTDAIVVLGGLSKERLPVAQELQESLDIPILVVSTTGLSGNVEGDALCHEDDAPDLICFRPSPLNTRGEAKGVAELIAQNGWKSVTVVTSGYHLMRAGTLMRQCTSAEIQMVGSQPDLSAGAWLDRFVVETGGLIDVWMQPECSPH